The Scyliorhinus canicula chromosome 11, sScyCan1.1, whole genome shotgun sequence genome contains a region encoding:
- the LOC119973901 gene encoding mitochondrial mRNA pseudouridine synthase RPUSD3-like isoform X1, whose protein sequence is MNHIRKQIWTGNMTRTAVIHGHSCFSIRRLVTDSALHLSSPVSWYDIQLKEQIQKRGQHLKKDKAVNILQDPGIPVLQKLTRDNLLDMLATSVVYQENPLIGINKPPGLPITGEDNLCLTSLLPELQQRLNLSKELHIVKASNRDYSGLVLLSTCHQTTKYIEDAFIHARRKKEAIANYCTVIVGVPEPAEGEISVALKKQNIGEHNLVVPVFHPTPGNFQRKEVKKAVTRYKVLDNTESCALVQLQPLTSFESQLQVHLTVKLCAVLGDHVHSVRLGKVLGVPFCLPVESAIPQTQVLDESLLRKLHFDQKQMWKMPLHLHLHKLVIPPFERKKSATMITAAPPAYFLRTLELLGLTMNEFAEENMTKKKQGTVFSSSSSQYSGLEKDYFSVPFILQ, encoded by the exons ATGAATCATATAAGGAAGCAAATCTGGACAGGAAATATGACTCGGACAGCAGTCATACATGGACACTCCTGTTTCTCCATACGAAGACTTGTGACTGACTCAGCGTTGCACCTCTCTAGTCCAGTGTCCTG GTATGATATACAGCTAAAGGAACAGATACAGAAGCGTGGGCAGCATTTGAAAAAAGACAAAGCTGTTAATATCCTCCAGGATCCAGGTATCCCAGTGCTCCAGAAACTGACCAGAGACAACCTCCTGGACATGCTTGCAACCAGTGTGGTGTACCAGGAAA ATCCTCTGATCGGCATCAATAAACCTCCAGGGCTCCCCATCACAG GTGAAGACAACCTCTGTTTGACCTCACTGCTTCCAGAACTTCAGCAGCGATTGAATCTTTCAAAAGAACTCCACATTGTAAAGGCAAGTAACAG GGACTATTCTGGTCTAGTGCTGCTTTCCACCTGTCATCAAACCACCAAATACATTGAGGATGCCTTCATACACGCTCGGAGAAAGAAGGAAGCAATTGCCAATTACTG CACAGTGATAGTGGGTGTCCCAGAACCTGCGGAGGGAGAAATCAGTGTTGCTTTGAAAAAACAGAATATTGGGGAGCATAATCTG GTGGTTCCTGTGTTTCATCCCACTCCTGGAAACTTTCAGCGGAAGGAAGTAAAGAAGGCTGTTACACGGTACAAGGTTCTGGACAATACAGAGAGCTGTGCATTGGTACAGCTTCAGCCTCTTACAT CCTTTGAGAGCCAGTTGCAGGTCCACCTCACTGTCAAACTCTGTGCCGTTCTTGGTGATCATGTTCATTCTGTGAGACTGGGAAAGGTTCTTGGAGTTCCCTTCTGCCTTCCAGTGGAATCAGCAATTCCTCAAACTCAG GTATTGGATGAATCCTTGCTGCGGAAGCTGCATTTCGACCAGAAACAGATGTGGAAAATGCCACTTCACCTTCACTTACACAAACTTGTAATTCCACCGTTTGAAAGGAAGAAATCAGCGACCATGATTACGGCGGCTCCACCAGCTTACTTCCTTAGGACTCTGGAACTCTTGGGTTTAACAATGAATGAGTTTGCTGAAGAAAAtatgacaaaaaaaaaacaaggaactGTGTTCAGCAGTAGTTCAAGCCAGTACTCTGGGTTAGAGAAGGATTATTTTTCTGTGCCATTTATTTTGCAGTAA
- the LOC119973901 gene encoding mitochondrial mRNA pseudouridine synthase RPUSD3-like isoform X2 has protein sequence MLATSVVYQENPLIGINKPPGLPITGEDNLCLTSLLPELQQRLNLSKELHIVKASNRDYSGLVLLSTCHQTTKYIEDAFIHARRKKEAIANYCTVIVGVPEPAEGEISVALKKQNIGEHNLVVPVFHPTPGNFQRKEVKKAVTRYKVLDNTESCALVQLQPLTSFESQLQVHLTVKLCAVLGDHVHSVRLGKVLGVPFCLPVESAIPQTQVLDESLLRKLHFDQKQMWKMPLHLHLHKLVIPPFERKKSATMITAAPPAYFLRTLELLGLTMNEFAEENMTKKKQGTVFSSSSSQYSGLEKDYFSVPFILQ, from the exons ATGCTTGCAACCAGTGTGGTGTACCAGGAAA ATCCTCTGATCGGCATCAATAAACCTCCAGGGCTCCCCATCACAG GTGAAGACAACCTCTGTTTGACCTCACTGCTTCCAGAACTTCAGCAGCGATTGAATCTTTCAAAAGAACTCCACATTGTAAAGGCAAGTAACAG GGACTATTCTGGTCTAGTGCTGCTTTCCACCTGTCATCAAACCACCAAATACATTGAGGATGCCTTCATACACGCTCGGAGAAAGAAGGAAGCAATTGCCAATTACTG CACAGTGATAGTGGGTGTCCCAGAACCTGCGGAGGGAGAAATCAGTGTTGCTTTGAAAAAACAGAATATTGGGGAGCATAATCTG GTGGTTCCTGTGTTTCATCCCACTCCTGGAAACTTTCAGCGGAAGGAAGTAAAGAAGGCTGTTACACGGTACAAGGTTCTGGACAATACAGAGAGCTGTGCATTGGTACAGCTTCAGCCTCTTACAT CCTTTGAGAGCCAGTTGCAGGTCCACCTCACTGTCAAACTCTGTGCCGTTCTTGGTGATCATGTTCATTCTGTGAGACTGGGAAAGGTTCTTGGAGTTCCCTTCTGCCTTCCAGTGGAATCAGCAATTCCTCAAACTCAG GTATTGGATGAATCCTTGCTGCGGAAGCTGCATTTCGACCAGAAACAGATGTGGAAAATGCCACTTCACCTTCACTTACACAAACTTGTAATTCCACCGTTTGAAAGGAAGAAATCAGCGACCATGATTACGGCGGCTCCACCAGCTTACTTCCTTAGGACTCTGGAACTCTTGGGTTTAACAATGAATGAGTTTGCTGAAGAAAAtatgacaaaaaaaaaacaaggaactGTGTTCAGCAGTAGTTCAAGCCAGTACTCTGGGTTAGAGAAGGATTATTTTTCTGTGCCATTTATTTTGCAGTAA